The window GCTCCAAGTATGTAATGAAGTTGAATCCCATGACAGCGCGCAAATACGGGtggtttttaaattaattagcgCAACTAATTGGTTGCGTTGTTTATTTGAAGGTTTCATCGGATCGATGTACTCACTCCTGCAATTTCTGAGCATGCCGATTGTTGGAGCTCTCTCAGATATCTATGGACGGAGAATAATGATGTTGCTATGCTTAACAGGAGTCACCATTTCGTATTTACTGTGGGCATTATCGcacaattttatgatttttgtaGTAGCGAGGCTCGTGGGCGGTGTTAGTAAGGGAAATATTAGCTTATCGATGGCTATCATCACGGATGTCACGTTACCGAGTAAGAGAGGACGGTCTATGGTAGGTTTTCATTGCAATAAATAGGATACAACGAATGGGGTGGGGTAGAATGAAGTTCTTAAATcttcaatatctccgaattgATTGATCCGATTTCGACACATCACGTCTCATTTTCAAGACGGAAAAAATATGTTGAGAATGAGAggggaaatttccaaattcacTCAGTCAATCCGGAGATATTAACGATTGAAAATCGTCAATTGTTAACAAGTTGATAAAATTTCAGGCATTAGTTGGGATAGCATTCTCAATAGGATTTGTGTTGGGTCCGATAATAGGGGTCCTGTTCTCGAAGCTATCGAGTGAATCGAGGGATGATTATTGGTACGTCTACCCCGCGTTGTTCGCCTTCACCCTTTCCCTGGCGAATCTAGTGTACGTCAGTATTTCCCTCGAGGAGACGTTGAGCATCAAAAAACGTTCAAAATCCCTTGCAAGAGGGCTCTCCGGGGCGATCATGTACATAAATCCAGtggatttatttcaattcaatggAGTGAATGCTTTAGAAGCCAGTGGTCAGTGTTAAATCGTAATAGCAAATCACCCGACAACTTATTATTGCTGATAatttgttttatatttttccgcaGACTTGAAACGCCTGAGAACACTGGGACACACGTATTTTTTGTATCTATTCATATACAGTGGACTGGAATTCACTCTGACATTTTTAACGCATCATGCCTTTGGCTTCACCAGCATGCAACAGGGCTACATGTTTTTGATGATAGGGGTGACTATGGCGACACTTCAGGGGGGATTTGTCAGGCGAATTCCATCGgaaaaaacgaaatttttcactgaactcgTGAGTCTAATGTTGAGTTTATTAAGGGTGGGgtaaaatgattttataaaattatttacaatattgtttaaataattcttaCTATGGAATCATTTTGTAGAGAAAaacttgttattttttattttgtggaaaatggaaaaacgtaGTGATAATATTCCCCCTCACAATCTGATGAtgttaagaattaaaaaatacagaattgGCAGAAATGTTCGAAAATAGATTCAAAGCAAAGGAacataaatggaaaaaaaggtTCAAGTTAATTCATCaaacttttccattttcctcCAAAAATCATGAACTAAATTATCGTAATTAAATTCCAGGGCCTGTGGCTGATAATTCCAGCGTTCGTAATAATCGGTATTGCGAGCTCGATCAGTGTCCTCTACatcggaatatttattttctcagtgtgtgggtagaaaaaaaataagcaaACTAAAGCCCCGTGTAGATAATTTTAGTTCAGCGTTTGAGTTATACCCGAAactttcatttttgttttagcAACCGCAATGGCTGTTACGTGTATGTCGACATTGGTAAGTCGAATTGGCCCCGAGCATCAGAAGGGTACCATTACCGGAATATTTAGGTCACTGGGAGCATTAGCACGTGCCAGTGGACCGATTGTCGCTTCCATaggtgatttttatttcacgaatTATATATTCTATCGAGAAGGACGTGCTGCTTCTGGGTATTGATTTGCCCAGTTCTGATACATCACGTATGCACATTCCTCATTTCCACACCTTGTTCCTCATACCTGATATAATTAATTAGCACATCACAAGGGGAAgtcgttaattaattagtatttttttgtggTTTTAGCATTCTGGGGCATTGGCAGCACTGTAACTTATTTGTTTGGAGGTCTAGTTCTCATTTTGCCTCCTTTGATACTCCACACTGTGAATATTGTAGATGATAAGAAGAACAGCTGATGACGAGATTATTTAACGGATTTTCATGAAGTTTTCTTAATGCAATGGGGAGGAGGATTTTCTTATTTCGTTTAACTCTCTTTGTTCACTTTACTTCGAAGAAAAACTTATGATCAAAGTATTTACTGTTCGTATGAGATATGAGTTAAGTGggagaatgaaataaattatatttgattacaaattatttaattcatttcatCAATGCTAAGAGCGACAGGAGATTTTTAATTTGGCTCCCttccattctttttcttttcgatTTTGGAATATTGTCGAACAGAAAAAATCTCTTGATATCAGAATAAAACCCACAAATTCACCAGAATCGTGTTGTTATTAAaaccaatatttttcaaacgtcTGCGCGCCACCGCCAGCCAATTCTCATCAATTCATCAATCAGATAATAACAATTTCAAACCCCTGTTCTTTATCCTGCTAAATACCGCCGACTGGTAAAAATTCTCACGTTTTCCTGGTATTACCCCCTCCTCCCGTCTTTCACCATCGTCGAGGCAAAAACTTATGGGCAAACTGACAAGTCCCTTTCATTCGTAGCCACCCCCACTTCGCTTAATTTCCATACAAATCCGTATCTCCCACTTCGACACTCTAAGGAACAGACTCGTCACTCCGACAGTAAAAGAATATCGATCACGTGATCTCCTCGGCACAGCAATTGGTCGACGCCGACGCGCCGAATGGACGCCCCACAATGTCCCGTCTGGACTCTCAACACCTTGAAATTCAACCATCCAATTTCAGGAAATCAACGTTTATTCGAAGCTCCCCTAAAAATccctcaaaatgaaaaaaaaactattggaATTTTCTCAGCCGATCCAGAGCAATTTGCAATCAAAAGCGTCCCTGAATCCCATAACGAAAACCGACTGAATCAGACTGATCCTCAACAATCTGGGATAGCTCCTGATCCAACGATGCGACTTCGAAAAATTAAAGTTCATCTCAAAATAGGAAAAAAGACAttcaagatgaaaaaaaatggtaaagttTCACTCTGCCAGCTACGAAATAGAATAAACTGTAAATGGGTGATTTTACGAAACGTACACCTACTCCCCCCTCTCCAGCGCACACTGTACTAGTGCTAATAATAACAATGGTAACCGACGATATAGCTAAAATACCAAGAATTCCCCGATTGCGGACTTCATCGTGAACGATGCCATTGGCAGGCCAGACATTGGCACAAGCCTCTCTGCGGAGGGGGCTCTCAGTTCCTCTCTTGTGCATTCGTGTTTCATTACAtctcgagtgaaaaaaaaaacggaagaaGAGGGAAAAGTGTCTCCAGTTTTCCTCCATCAAGCGACCGAGAAATATCAAACCGAGATTTGAGATCAATAACGATAAACTACGAGTGTTCATGGTCAAGGAGAGTTGGTTAAACACAAGAATAAAACAACAATCGGTGAAACATACCCTCCGCCATTCTAGATTTCACGCTTTAGGGGAGAGATCCTTCCCAAGAGGTAagtgattattattttggaatttattgTTGAGTTTGTTGAGCTGGTTTTGAAGAGTTGATGGTTGGGTATTGGTGATATGGTGGGGTTAGACGGGATGGGTCGTGTTTTGCGCATTATGAAGGTAGCGTCTGGAATCTTTGCATCATCAGGGCCTCCTGGAGATGCGGTTGATTGGGGTTATTTTGGTTTTcccgggaaatttctattgTTCAATGGGCATGTGATGGTATCTTTGGAGGGAATCGGTGGGATGGGTGAATGCAACAGGTTTAGATCCCTTTTGGATCAACTGGAATGATATTCCAGGGTGAGGAGACTTGCTGTAGCATTTTTATTCctctgttaattttttatttggagaAGAATTGAACGTAGAGGTTAAGAACGTTATTTCCCTCGAAATTAATTTCCGGGTTTCAATGTTCAATATCTTGAGATCGGTAGAGTGaaaatcaatgttttttcttcaattccgAGATAATTTTATCAGCTTTAAACTGATATTTGATTCATCCAAATCCCATCATTCAATTAGAAGGTATCGATGATTGAATCTGGCtactttttcctcatttttgtcCGAGATTCAGAATAATTTGCATATGTATAAAGTACAGACGTGCTGATTAAGTAACTGAATGAGTCATTAATCAGTATTGAGGAACATTCAGGTTTGTTacagtatttttattgtttttttcattcaactatGAGCCGACTCGAGAGGTTACTTGTTTTCCCTCCTTTCTGCCACTCGATACGCTACATGATAAGTGTGAAAATGACTCACTAGACGATTGGATTAGCTGATGAGTTGAATTACACTCCTTGTTGTAGGATTTTCACAATGTCTCTCTGGGCAAAAGCACAACAGTTGCCCCAGGAGTCACTGCAGCAGGTGCGCTCAGTATATGGGGAACATTTTCCGATTGAAGTCAGACATTTTTTGTCGTCATGGATCGAGGAGAAAATGTGGTAATTATTAACGAATTTGTGATAATCATCTATCCGATCTGAAACGATTTATAAGATTTATGAGTCAGTAgatcaatttttatcggagGTTCTCAACTGCAAATCTAATagtttcaaattcaatgaaataatttaatgattttaaatcTGCATCTTATTTtagtttgaatattttattggagaaattatagaatttattgaaGAAAATCTGAGGCGGATAGCAATATTTGCTGTAACCTTTTTTTGTAGCTCTCAATTCACTTCACAAAAAGGTAGCAACAAAAATCGTATCATCTTCCTCAGCGTCAGAAATATTTCCTAAAAATCCAAGAAGGATCGAAATTGACCTCGAAAAAAAACCTAACCTCCAATTATCACCCTCATTCTCATCGCGTTCCCCTCCCCCAGGACGGACATCGAGCCAGATAATCCACAGTACGAGCAATACACAACGAATCTCGTGGGTTCACTGATTCAAGAGCTAGAAACAAAGGCAGCCTCCCTGCACACAGAAGACCTCTTTCTCACGAAGCTCAAGTTGATCGAAGCAGCGAAGACCTTTCGTCAGCGCTACTCCCAGAATCCAGCGACCCTTTTCCGCATAATCCGCCACTGTCTGGGCACTGAAATGAAGCTTGTAGCGCAGGTGGAGAACCTGGGAGGTGCCTTGATGAGCATGGCACATGGTAGAGTGGGTCTGATGGTTGGTGATGCAGTGGCAGAAATAGCACAGCAGGTGGAGGCCCTTCGTCGCAGGACCCAGGAGACCGGAGAGGACCTTCGTAAGATggagcaggagcaggaggcctTTGCCATCAGCTACCACGATTGTACGAAGGTTAATGCCCACCTCCAGCAACTGGCAACCCATCCACAGAGTCAGCAAAGCATAGAAGCAGAGAAGAAACTGAGACGACAGAAGGAGCAGCACGAACAGCTCCTCAATCACAAGGTCGCTAGTCTCATGCAATTGCGATTAACACTCGCTGACAAACTCAAGGATACCATCACCAGACTCAGCAGCTTGCAATCACGTGTTTTGGATGAGGAGCTCATCAGGTGGAAAAGAGATCAGCAGTTGGGAGGGAATGGGGCGCCCTTCAATAGCACTCTGGATTCAATTCAGGAGTGGTGTGACAGTTTAGCAGAACTAATCTGGCTTAATCGTCAGCAGATTAAAGAGGCTGAACGATTGAAGCAAAAATTAGCACTGGATCCACCAGGTGTTCAGGACATTCTTCCGACCCTGAATTCACAGATAACTCAGCTGCTGAGCTCCTTGGTCACAAGTACATTTATAATTGAGAAACAACCGCCTCAGGTAATGAAGACAAACACAAGGTTCACGAGTACAGTGAGACTCCTGGTCGGTGGTAAATTGAATGTCCACATGACACCCCCTCAAGTGAAGGTCTCTATCACGAGCGAGGCCCAGGCAAACTCTCTCCTGAAGAACGACAAGATGACAAAGAGCAGCGAGGCCAGTGGTGAGATTCTCAATAACACTGGTACCATGGAGTACCATCAGGCAACCAGACAATTGTCCGTCAGCTTCAGAAATATGCAGCTGAAGAAGATAAAAAGGGCAGAAAAGAAGGGAACTGAATCTGttatggacgaaaaattttccctccTCTTCCAGTCACAATTTAGCGTTGGAGGTGGAGAACTTGTATTCCAGGTGTGGACACTTAGCCTTCCAGTGGTTGTTATAGTCCATGGAAATCAAGAGCCTCATGCCTGGGCCACAGTCACCTGGGACAATGCCTTTGCTGAGCCAGGACGTGTGCCATTTGCTGTACCAGACAGGGTACCTTGGTCACAGGTGGCTGAGGCACTCAATGTAAAATTCAGATCGGCCACAGGAAGGTCCCTCATGGAGGACAATCTTCGATTTCTCGCTGAGAAGGCGTTTAGGGGTGGTGGCGGTAGCATTGCCAATCCTGGAGGTACTCCATCGTCAAATGTCTCTGGACAGGAGCAGGATTACTCAAATTTGCATCTCAGCTGGGCTCAATTTTGCAAGGAGCCCCTCCCAGAGCGTAATTTTACATTCTGGGAGTGGTTTTATGCAGTTATGAAACTCACCAGGGAGCATCTCAGGGGGCCCTGGATCGATGGCTACATTCTTGGCTTCGTCAGGAAGAAGCAGGCCGAGGAAATGCTCGCCTCCTGTCCATCGGGAACTTTCTTGATGCGGTTTTCTGATTCTGAACTTGGGGGTGTCACCATTGCTTGGGTGGGGGATCAGTCGGAGGTATTTATGCTTCAGCCATTTACCAGCAAGGACTTCGCCATTAGGAGCCTCGCTGATAGGGTATCGGATCTCCATCATCTTCTCTATCTTTATCCGGATCTCTCCAAGGACCAGGCGTTCTCCAAGTACTACACCCCATTCACTGAGAATCAACCAATGTCAAATAATGGATATGTTAAGCCGTTACTCGTTACACATGTGCCAGGATGGGGTGGTCCGGGGGTTGGTGGACAGACACCCTCGCACTCTATCGTTGGTGTTGGCGGTGGTGGACAGGGGGGACATGGGGGCAGCTATCCAGCTACTCCTTCGACAATGTTCCAGGCACACAGTCCGGATTCATCGGTCACCAGGGATACACCGTCCGTTGCTTCGAGGTCAGTACCTTGGATGTAAAGCGGGGGAAAGGAGTGgtggaatgaatttttctgatgggggattttttattatgccCGGGGatggaaattttgaatattataggagtcaatttatttttcatataagcaaatgagaattaaattagGTTCAATTGCTTCTCATGATAAGGTATGGTGGGgccagagaattttttttaaattatcacgTTATCAATTGTTTTATGTATCGATCAAAAAATGGGATCttctgatttttaaatttgcaGATTTTTCTTGAAACTGAGAGGATACACTATTATTTTATGAACCATCAGCAAATTTTCAGATGAGTCTCCTTAATTAAATTCTTGGAGAGAATGCAATTTTATGATGTAGAGGCTTCTTAATCGAAGAAGCAGAGGTTGTTGAGGTGAATAGAACAATTTATCAAGACGAAACCGTCTGAAAAGATTTAGATCTATTTTTTTGAGGAGTTAAGGTAATCGAGACTCAATATTCCACCACTCCAgtttaattttacattttataacGGGAACTaacattttggaaatttttatttttgatttatttacgaGAAATACTTGTGCAGTTCttcgaataattattttttacattaatttACCCTCGTATGAGGATTGAAGTTAGACCGGTGTATCCACTGCTTTTGCCGTACATTGTGTAactagagaataatttttttactcgtcCAGTGATACATTCTGCGCTAAGTATTATACATATATCGTTGATAAGTGAATatacatgattttttattagctTTATATTTGATACGTTTCATACTTGATGAATATACTCCACATTAACTATTAAATGCGAATAGGTGCGCAAA of the Diachasmimorpha longicaudata isolate KC_UGA_2023 chromosome 13, iyDiaLong2, whole genome shotgun sequence genome contains:
- the LOC135168841 gene encoding major facilitator superfamily domain-containing protein 10 isoform X4; its protein translation is MCTSREMEPTEKHKKMVPVIFCSLILDLLAFTMILPLLPALLDHYKSREDDGLYSWILGCIDSVQIRLNAPERFTSVLFGGFIGSMYSLLQFLSMPIVGALSDIYGRRIMMLLCLTGVTISYLLWALSHNFMIFVVARLVGGVSKGNISLSMAIITDVTLPSKRGRSMALVGIAFSIGFVLGPIIGVLFSKLSSESRDDYWYVYPALFAFTLSLANLVYVSISLEETLSIKKRSKSLARGLSGAIMYINPVDLFQFNGVNALEASDLKRLRTLGHTYFLYLFIYSGLEFTLTFLTHHAFGFTSMQQGYMFLMIGVTMATLQGGFVRRIPSEKTKFFTELRKTCYFLFCGKWKNVVIIFPLTI
- the LOC135168841 gene encoding major facilitator superfamily domain-containing protein 10 isoform X1; its protein translation is MCTSREMEPTEKHKKMVPVIFCSLILDLLAFTMILPLLPALLDHYKSREDDGLYSWILGCIDSVQIRLNAPERFTSVLFGGFIGSMYSLLQFLSMPIVGALSDIYGRRIMMLLCLTGVTISYLLWALSHNFMIFVVARLVGGVSKGNISLSMAIITDVTLPSKRGRSMALVGIAFSIGFVLGPIIGVLFSKLSSESRDDYWYVYPALFAFTLSLANLVYVSISLEETLSIKKRSKSLARGLSGAIMYINPVDLFQFNGVNALEASDLKRLRTLGHTYFLYLFIYSGLEFTLTFLTHHAFGFTSMQQGYMFLMIGVTMATLQGGFVRRIPSEKTKFFTELGLWLIIPAFVIIGIASSISVLYIGIFIFSVSTAMAVTCMSTLVSRIGPEHQKGTITGIFRSLGALARASGPIVASIAFWGIGSTVTYLFGGLVLILPPLILHTVNIVDDKKNS
- the LOC135168841 gene encoding major facilitator superfamily domain-containing protein 10 isoform X2, which encodes MCTSREMEPTEKHKKMVPVIFCSLILDLLAFTMILPLLPALLDHYKSREDDGLYSWILGCIDSVQIRLNAPERFTSVLFGGFIGSMYSLLQFLSMPIVGALSDIYGRRIMMLLCLTGVTISYLLWALSHNFMIFVVARLVGGVSKGNISLSMAIITDVTLPSKRGRSMALVGIAFSIGFVLGPIIGVLFSKLSSESRDDYWYVYPALFAFTLSLANLVYVSISLEETLSIKKRSKSLARGLSGAIMYINPVDLFQFNGVNALEASDLKRLRTLGHTYFLYLFIYSGLEFTLTFLTHHAFGFTSMQQGYMFLMIGVTMATLQGGFVRRIPSEKTKFFTELGLWLIIPAFVIIGIASSISVLYIGIFIFSVSTAMAVTCMSTLVSRIGPEHQKGTITGIFRSLGALARASGPIVASIGDFYFTNYIFYREGRAASGY
- the LOC135168841 gene encoding major facilitator superfamily domain-containing protein 10 isoform X3 produces the protein MYSLLQFLSMPIVGALSDIYGRRIMMLLCLTGVTISYLLWALSHNFMIFVVARLVGGVSKGNISLSMAIITDVTLPSKRGRSMALVGIAFSIGFVLGPIIGVLFSKLSSESRDDYWYVYPALFAFTLSLANLVYVSISLEETLSIKKRSKSLARGLSGAIMYINPVDLFQFNGVNALEASDLKRLRTLGHTYFLYLFIYSGLEFTLTFLTHHAFGFTSMQQGYMFLMIGVTMATLQGGFVRRIPSEKTKFFTELGLWLIIPAFVIIGIASSISVLYIGIFIFSVSTAMAVTCMSTLVSRIGPEHQKGTITGIFRSLGALARASGPIVASIAFWGIGSTVTYLFGGLVLILPPLILHTVNIVDDKKNS
- the LOC135168813 gene encoding signal transducer and activator of transcription 5B, coding for MSLWAKAQQLPQESLQQVRSVYGEHFPIEVRHFLSSWIEEKMWTDIEPDNPQYEQYTTNLVGSLIQELETKAASLHTEDLFLTKLKLIEAAKTFRQRYSQNPATLFRIIRHCLGTEMKLVAQVENLGGALMSMAHGRVGLMVGDAVAEIAQQVEALRRRTQETGEDLRKMEQEQEAFAISYHDCTKVNAHLQQLATHPQSQQSIEAEKKLRRQKEQHEQLLNHKVASLMQLRLTLADKLKDTITRLSSLQSRVLDEELIRWKRDQQLGGNGAPFNSTLDSIQEWCDSLAELIWLNRQQIKEAERLKQKLALDPPGVQDILPTLNSQITQLLSSLVTSTFIIEKQPPQVMKTNTRFTSTVRLLVGGKLNVHMTPPQVKVSITSEAQANSLLKNDKMTKSSEASGEILNNTGTMEYHQATRQLSVSFRNMQLKKIKRAEKKGTESVMDEKFSLLFQSQFSVGGGELVFQVWTLSLPVVVIVHGNQEPHAWATVTWDNAFAEPGRVPFAVPDRVPWSQVAEALNVKFRSATGRSLMEDNLRFLAEKAFRGGGGSIANPGGTPSSNVSGQEQDYSNLHLSWAQFCKEPLPERNFTFWEWFYAVMKLTREHLRGPWIDGYILGFVRKKQAEEMLASCPSGTFLMRFSDSELGGVTIAWVGDQSEVFMLQPFTSKDFAIRSLADRVSDLHHLLYLYPDLSKDQAFSKYYTPFTENQPMSNNGYVKPLLVTHVPGWGGPGVGGQTPSHSIVGVGGGGQGGHGGSYPATPSTMFQAHSPDSSVTRDTPSVASSYAPGPGQSGVGRPSDMDYVELMGHGDLASIDENLNLEHLNGFGFSEFMQNYKPQ